The Topomyia yanbarensis strain Yona2022 chromosome 3, ASM3024719v1, whole genome shotgun sequence nucleotide sequence TCGAAGTGGGCGCGTGGTACGACCACCAACCAGATATGAGTTTGATTATGATTAAGAACaaattaattttcataaaaaaaataggaAGCGTGTAAAGAATATTCTTTAAGTATATCAGGCAACACTGTCATCGCCCATCTATAATTATCATCATTATAAACCCTCAGCGTACATTCATTCAGCCTacacgctcgtaaaaagttactcaaaaatgagtttaatcccacccatttccagatagtggaacaacccttaaattgagtaattccggagttactcaaatttgagtaagcCAGCCTGAACCAAAAACTGAGTAATTATTACTCGGTTTTTGAGTACAATATTATCTACACTAAACCCAAAAGTGCTTCACTAGTACTCAGATTTTgagttcaacattgctcaaattttgagttcagtacaaatttaacaaaaccaaaaattaagtaattattacgcagactttgagttgaacattactcaaattttgggttcagtagaacttcaacaaaaccaaaaattgatcgatttttactcatattatgAGCAGAAGCTTACCCAATTTTTGAGTAGACAACAAAGCCAGTTGTAATTCCTCAGTTTTTGGGTAGAATATTACCCAATTTATGAGTACAATATTTCAttaaaacccagtaaagttcagccggaaataagccggaattccagctgtttccagtcagtattccggctccagtgacacaaccgattctagttagaataggttgtgtcactggagccggaatactgactggagccagccggaattccggctcatttctgaCTGAACTTTACTGAGAAACATCCGGATTATGACTTGCAATTCTAAATGGTTTCTGTAAGaagaaatgcaacaaccgattcctatttaaattggttcatgatcgattgttgcatttgaactggaactaaaccggtttacatccagtgaagaaattggccgtcaaaattttgttttggatacaacacaatgcagtctttcttttcttatggaatatttttacaataataattaaagaaacttctgtttattaaattttatggtttttagtaagtattgtataaaaaagttgtcctttTATTTGTTGTCAATACGTGCGCGGGAAACTTCAATAAAAGTTTGGACGAGTCTATTCACAGTTGTCCTCTGACTGTGcggaattatattatatatggcACATGCCAGAAAGTCCCAAAACATTCTAAAATTAGGTGGCACCTCCACTCCGAGAACTGCGTggcatttgaataaaatttccacTGCATGAATAGAATTGTTAGtctcgaatataacttttttctcacaaaTGACGGCATAATTTCCTCTTTTCATCGGGCTTGCTACGCACACCATGTGTAGTTTGGAATCAGTTGCGGGGGATGCCACGTATGTATCTAAGCACTCCTAATGACGATATAAAATCATTACATCTAACCTTATGTATATTATATTGCATTTACCCCAATCCAACGAATTAAAATTGAAGCCGAATGTTCTTCGCCTACAGTTGGACAGCCTACCAGCGTTCTTTTTTGTCCGCGAATTGGCATATGAGAAATTATTCTCAAGCATCCTCGAATGTGATCTGTGAAtagttttacaaatttaaaattttatgacaGACCTTTgggctaaattaaaaaaaaatatatctcacCATCTTCTACTCTAGAGAATCTGGACGGTGAATAAGATAGACACTGAGAGAAGACATCCTCGATTTTGAGACCTTCTGTTCTGTTAGGATACAATCTCTCAAACATTTGACGAATCTAGAAAAAGTGATATGATATAAATATTCATATGTTCCGTGAATACCATAAAgtgaaatagtaaataataaaaaataaacatgttaCCACCAATCCTTCATATGAACACAGGTGTGGAAACATATCCAAGATATCATTAAcgggtttcttttcttttaataaCAGTTTGAGGACTGGAAAGCATCggtccatttcatcacaaatatgttCTGCTACTGATGCCGATGCAAGCATTACTCGGAGCAATTGAGCCCGCTCTACAAGTTCAGTTGAAACGGACTCTTCTACAGTCATAGTTCCTCGATTATATTTATGTTTTTCTGCAGGTAGCTGTTTGATGACATTCCGGATGCGATGAAATATCATGCCAGTATGAGCACCCTTTTCCTTGCCTCCGTTGCGCCAAAAGAAAAATGACTagcatgaaaataattataattatattagagaaATTAAATAAGCATAGAATAACAAACCTCATCAGGAGCAGTTGGTGTGACTCGCGTATTACTAAGTTGTGGAAATAATTTTACGATTTGAACAGCTGCCGCATGCTGTTGATCAACAGAAGGATACCTGCGCATTTAGAGATCATTGGTTCGTTACTCCGAAAAAGACCAAAAAGATTCCGTGAAAGATTAAgttctaaatttcttaaaaaaaatctaaatggtAAAAGTATGAACGGTATTTGATTCGTAATTCTTTGCATGCTGGGACACATCTATTATTTTCTGAAGAAAATCGGTCAGTTTATTActgttttaaaagtctgtaaatGTCTGGACCAGGCATAcgcagaacttttttttaatcacagatatcatactttttgatctgcctctcgtttcttctgctgcaaattttgtgcattggacgtattcggtctatccactcattgaatatttactagaagtatatgctagaaaatgcatgaaaattctcgacaaacatatgattacggcctaaaagccaactgtcaaaatccactttgaatggaaattccggacaaaccgttacacgccaatcacagatgttggtagtaaacgaaagagaaaagttttctctttcataaactgttgtgagctgtgttcgactagtaacggtttgtctggaatttccattcaaagtggattttgacggttggcttttaggccgtaatcacatGTTCGTCGAGAATTACagcaaaagagacgggaatgaaagtatgctaattctgcatatttttgtttctcagtgcagcaaatctgtccacagtctgtaaatctggcatcgctgttgCTCGATTCAACGACATTGCGGCTTAGTTAGACCCTTTGGTCGATTTACGATTGAACTGtatatgtaaacaaataaacacgcTCGCTATAAACAGAAATTGTATACCTTTAAATTATGTTGGTTTAAATGTTTAAGTTATTATAATTCGTCGTCGTCGGTCGTCTTTATAATTTTGTGCCGGAACATGACGAATTACGCTTTCTAAGTACCACCGTCAAAGACGCATGTACGTTCTTATGCCGAAGTTTATAAATCGAACCAGATTGAAGATGTGAAAAGAATGGTCAATATTGAAATCAGGATGCGAAGAACTGATAACTATGTGGTTTCCTCTAGCAGTTTGTACTGTGTTTCATACATTTCTTTATATTTATAATCAGAAGTGAAGTTGTTTGGCCGTGCTTCATTACTATGCATACTTCATAGTTTCATAGGCTCAATGAAGTAATAATGCATGATACTGATTGACTACGATGTTTTTTTGAAATAGGAGCTTCACAACGAAAGGCATTGCTTTTCTCTGCTCATAGACAGTGTTAGATCACCTGCATATTTGCTCGAAGGACTACTAAGGGCCGATTTTTTCATTCTCGCTTAACGTCTtaaccaggtttaaacgtactggtgaacccggtttaaaatttaagcgaggataaagaaattggccgtaagccCTATAAATATGTATAGGCATTGCGCATTTCGCCGCAAGGTTGCTCTAGCGGAGAGACTCGTGCGGTTCAATGTAAACAATTCATTCTATCACACTTTAAGGAGTGTTCATAGTTTGATGCACTAGTAGagtaacaaataaaactttCTACTTGCCTTTGACCGTCCATTATTTGAGTCTCCATTTGCTTGCATGCAACTCGTGTAAGATGATTTAAACCGTCCTTATCTGGTACGATCCCTTGATCcaaaattggatacaaaattttcattcggaaTTTTGCGTCATCTTCGAATGTCGAACGGTTAATCTGAAAACGTTAAATATGTATAGTACGACAAGCGCTTACAGTAATTATAGTAgaaagtttaccaaattttgaacattagtGGAAGTCTCATCAATTTTATCTTTGGTCGGATTAGCGTCAGAACTATAGTTTTTTATTATGTTAAGAATTGTTAGACGGGATCCTTTTTCGATTATCCCCATTTCAACTAGGTCGGCATCGTTGAGCAGAACTAGGTTCTGATCGTTTATTTTTTGGGCTGAAAAGAGCGAATAAGTATATATAAAGGTTTAAAGTGACATCTCAAGTTGTTTGCACTACCTTCttgattgttgtttattttattataaatttatttccaaGTTTATTTCCCTACTAACTATCTACATATTTCAAACTTATATAGTAGTTTTCTTCTGAATCTCCGTATATACTCCAtaagttgtatgtttttttcgtttgcaagtTCTTGTGTGATATGCGAATAACTTGACTGTCAGTTTTGAGTTTGTAACTGTTGTATTGTAAACAATATTCGCATTCGAGATGCTGTATTAGGCAAACAATTTGATTATCCGATTGCAATATATCTATTATCAAACCATAGGACATTTCGTTGCATACTTGGTATTTCGCTATCAGTCCCGGCCGAAAGCTtgtgttatttattttcatatggTTTATATATTTGATTGAATCTGGTAGATCCCGGATCAGGAGTAAATTACTTAGAGATTTTTTGTGTATGTGCTTTGACGAAACGATATCTACCGTACCAATTTCGTATGAATGGTCAAGAATAGTGATTATCTGTGCTAGATTCAGGCGCTTAGCAAAGCTGTTTGTTAAATTGATGAAATTGTTGCATGTCTTCGCTTGGGATTTCGACTCCTTGAATTTCGCTTCGAAGCGTAAGCAACTATGATTAACAACTGGCCCATCCTGACGAATTATGTAGGGATAATGAGAGATGTGATGGAATTTATTGGTAGGGTTGATGGCAGGGAAGCAGGATTTGAACAACTTGTAAAAACATTCGATTTCGTTTTCCAGATCGTTAATCTGATTCAATGTTAGCTTATTGGAGAAACTATAATAAGTTATTTTCATGAGAGCTTTAAGCAATGAtgataaatttgaattaaatccGAGAATCTGGTTGAACATAAAAGGGAATGCTCGAAGGAGAAGCCAACATTGCGAAGCTGACTGAGGAATAGCATGTCCACGTGCTTTTAACTTCTCGCAAGTAAAATTAGCGGTAGGTTTATCAGCCGATTCAGTTATACCGTATTCGTAATGCTGTATAATTTGGTTGACTTGACTAATCGTTATCACTTTATGGATATTTACAGCTTCgttcaaaacacatttgattACGACCATGACGACGCCTTCCAAAAGATCATGCATTGGATCAAACGTGTTATTTTCCGctatgttgaaatatttaactTCATTCAGTGCTGATTTTCGAATGATTCCGCATTGTGAAGGTGTTTTAGTTCCGCTTTGAAGAGCATTTAAATCACCTTGTATGCTTTCTTCAGTGCGATGAGGGAAGGTATCACCAATGTTTCCACAATGAAGTGCAGTACGCGTCGCATAGCACATTCTACAGAATAGACTTGATTGGGGCCCCATTAACTCGAAAATTTCATGAATTGCCAGCGTGTCCCCCAAAACATGCACTAGAACTGCCCTCATCGTAAACTTTTCACTCCCATATTGTACTACAACACCATCATCTGATTCAAGCTCACGCAAATCTTGAATCAGCGGTTTCATAACGTTATtgtagccatatttttttacatctctTGAGCGAACTGTAAGCGTTAGATATATCCTGTTGGAGGATGAATTAATGGCGGGGTGGAGATTCTCAATTTTAACACTGAAAttggtaagtttttttttttttgatttgcgtGATCCCAAAGGGTTCAGATATTCGACATCGTCCAGATGAAGCGAGAGTCGTAATGCATCGGGAAACCGTGTCAGGAACGGGTGTGTTTTGAAACGTTGACCATCTTTGAAACCGCACAAGATATCGTCATTCACTGCTTCTTCTGCTATCATCTTGCGAGCTCCGGGATTCTTCATAACCAGTGCTAAAATGCTGGTTAGTGGAATATAGTGAGCAACGTCTTTCACTATTTGTACACTTTTTCTTTTGCCTAGTTTGGTAATCGCAGGGACAGTTTTAGTGATTCTAGTTCTTCCCAAGACTTCTTACCTAGGGTTTGGCACAGCACAACCCGCAACTCCAGACAAATATGCTAGGTTGTCTTTTGGAGAAGCTACGTCTGCAAAAATTCCATCCAAAGATGCGtcgtttataaatttcaaagcGTCGGTATCGTTTAATGGGATCGACttcgatttcaaaaattctctGAATAGATTCAACATGTAACACTCGTAATCTTCTATAAGATTCGAGGTAACCTGTAAgaactttttgatttttgtctcgGGAAGAGATACATCTTTTCGCAAATCTGTGGCgaatttactaattttcttaGTAATTTCATCCAACGACGGCGCCGTTTTAAAGAATATGGTATTCGTTATTCTCAACAGATAATCATCATCTACGAGCATATTTTCCGGatgattattttgaatttgttcaACAGCGTCATGGTCGTATGAAATATTTGTAGAATTTTCTGTAATTAGTGGATGAACACTCTCTATGTGCCGTTTCAAGCTCTTAAACCTCTGGTACAGTGAACCACATTCTGAACAAAGGAAAGGTTGAGCGGCTGCTTTGCTGGTGTTCAAATTGTGTACCAACCGGAAGTGTTCCTTCAATTCATCCACGTGTCTAGGAATCATCTTCCCACAATTTGGCACATGGCATGAGAAACCTGAAACCTTACACTTTTTTtccagtatatatatatatatatatatatatatatatatatatatatatatatatatatatatatatatatatatatatatatacatatatatatatatatatatatatatatatatatatatatatatatatatatatatatatatatatatatatatatatatatatatatatatatatatatatatatatatatatatatatatatatatatatatatattatataacgTGAATATTACCTCGCAACTTCATTGCAGTTTCAGCATCCACCTCTTCCGAAATCTTCTGCATGCTGGTTGTTCAAATCCACTCTTTCAATTCAAATGTATTTTACACACTACAACTCTAGCTtcaactattataaatatttgaacaaatttttatttgtgaaaaagtGATGAGCGATAACTAAACGAGCGTGTACCTACTAATGGAAAATGGCGGATGACGCTTGGAATTTTTAACTTGGCGAGAAACGGCTTTTCCGTTTGGTAACTCCAAAACGGTTTCTTGTGTAATACCCAAAAATAGAGTCAGAGTTACTCAGAGATATTATACATgacaactcaatttttgacgttTACGAACATCATTCAAAACTGAGTTAAAAGTACTCAGAATCtgagtaactttttacgagcgtgtAGACCATTGTACGGCACAGACGCAATAAACTCATATTGTAATGTCACAAACGTGTTTAATTAAAATAGACTGATACTTGttacatgtttgtttactttgcacgataggtagccggtgacatgttcgattggtagatttggcttcattctgtgcgagcctttatataagtaaacaacgcctttggtCAGAACGAAACAGACGAATTGGGTTGTGTAATTTGTTTGTTCGGTGAGCCAAAAATTGATGACTcgtttgtatgggaccttggcgtatttaatttgtatttggcagtagtatatacggcctctagcaaaagcaagtatcggaataaccattccttccctttccttccgcgatctacgttcgggcctggccggtattgatcaatactttaggattaccagaagttgcatattgaaagatgtttcgctattcccaagcataattatctacacGGTAAAAATttttttacccattttatgtattcaaattgcccagttattcgagctgtcaaaaaatgggtattttttgacgtaggactacgtctttgttttcgatataggggtgcacgttgcaaattctacaaaaatggtatgtaacgaaaagtggtccaattttaaacgcatataattcagccatctcacgataaactttcgaattttttgcacatatcgccccgaaatacttctaagaatagattccaatagataaacccaaagatttttgatatcatggcattaaaaatttaaataatgaacaacctagtcaaaatatcgcgcatttacacacagaagatagcgcttccctagtccagcacgacggatttgtgtacctagcgcgctacgcttctatgaatgacgtcatcatcgactatttaaacggacggatttcgccgaagcagctcagttgcctgttgagcggcaggcgaagtagatcactgcgctgtgtgcttttacagccagtgtagctgagttagaagtccgttacactgcctgtggaggtacgctacccagtgaatgcgaatgagcttgtccgtatgctatcttttgtgttgtgctcgtttccagcacattttttatgtataattattcgtacactaaatagtttgtacatgcgagctccatttgcaaacacggttaacatactgtcgtggtattagttgtctctttggctctacccatcatcatcagcgttgattcattttgctttgtgcgcgtgggtttaatgtttgaggcgaatatgtaggtaggtagatctaatttgttactaattgcacaacgaaagtttattatttacgttcgatcaattcattgattcatttccccatcacgtgattcatttccactcagcctatagtattttgattctactaataggtacatactacaaagcctatttatgaatgaatacactgccacttgaaaaaccgttgcaaaaatgcATCTTgtacatatataaaattgttttcgattcttatatatttatagtttcgatatatggttaagaccactgcattcgctatatttgtatgcgtactttaggaaagttataataatggcaaaatataactagaatgcttggtctatacatgaaatgtgattatattgcctaaattttgatttttcttcactggtccgggttttttaccacacacaatcgaaaaggttttacaagctaatcttattctataaagatttagttccagatattagttcggttacagttttctgtcttctttcttcagatctttttaaataagtttaactggattcgatcacctactacaaatgaaatgacctgataaccaagaaggtttggttcaatatgtaagattcgatgttgattggttgtgattaaaccatacgtaagaaatatgtttgattcattattactataaatgtactaagaaaataaatattttacattaagtagtatagtcctaagtctacagctcgtgcaaccccatagggctgccccttgttgtttttgtttctaacaatgagtactttttatccatttcacaactactcgatgaggtaatgtcaatgggtattGTTTACGATTGATGGATAGATAGGTGCAAAAGATAACTGTTATACAGCAATCTGCTAGGTTGGCGAAAGATAAATTTAGAACTATAGGTAAAGGAGCCGAAAAGTACATTTACAGGTGAAACGTTTTGTATACGTGCACAAACACTACCGTAACATCATTTTTGTTGATTCTCGTCATTCTCTTACCTTCATTGCACTAGTTCGGTCactgtaaaaattgcaaaagttgTTAGAAATAGTTAGTATAAGCGAAATAGATTAAAGTAATAAAAGTTAAGTAAATTAAGGTTCTTTAGGAA carries:
- the LOC131691252 gene encoding uncharacterized protein LOC131691252, with translation MRRYPSVDQQHAAAVQIVKLFPQLSNTRVTPTAPDESFFFWRNGGKEKGAHTGMIFHRIRNVIKQLPAEKHKYNRGTMTVEESVSTELVERAQLLRVMLASASVAEHICDEMDRCFPVLKLLLKEKKPVNDILDMFPHLCSYEGLVIRQMFERLYPNRTEGLKIEDVFSQCLSYSPSRFSRVEDDHIRGCLRIISHMPIRGQKRTLVGCPTVGEEHSASILIRWIGECLDTYVASPATDSKLHMVCVASPMKRGNYAVICEKKVIFETNNSIHAVEILFKCHAVLGVEVPPNFRMFWDFLACAIYNIIPHSQRTTVNRLVQTFIEVSRARIDNK